A stretch of Pseudorhodobacter turbinis DNA encodes these proteins:
- a CDS encoding electron transfer flavoprotein subunit alpha/FixB family protein: protein MAVLLLSEVTDGKLAMDATAKAVTAARQLGDVTALCCGTHAAAAGESAATIDGVSRVLVAEDASLGHRLAESTAALIVSLAGDYEHIVAPATTDAKNVMPRVAALLDVMIISDASRVIDGDTFERPIYAGNAVQTVRSKDAKKVITFRTSTFEAASDGGAASLQTINVPETPGLSSWVEDKVAASDRPELTSAGVVVSGGRGVGSKEDFALIDRLANKLGAAVGASRAAVDSGYASNDWQVGQTGKVVAPALYVAVGISGAIQHLAGMKDSKIIVAINKDEEAPIFQVADFGLVADLFEAVPELIEKL from the coding sequence ATGGCCGTTCTTCTCCTATCAGAAGTGACTGATGGAAAACTGGCAATGGATGCAACAGCAAAAGCTGTGACTGCTGCCAGGCAACTAGGTGACGTGACCGCGCTGTGCTGTGGTACCCATGCTGCCGCCGCGGGCGAAAGTGCCGCTACGATCGACGGTGTGTCCAGGGTGCTGGTCGCAGAGGACGCCTCGCTCGGTCACCGTCTGGCCGAATCCACCGCCGCGCTGATCGTCAGCCTCGCCGGTGACTATGAGCACATCGTCGCCCCCGCCACGACCGATGCGAAAAATGTAATGCCCCGCGTCGCGGCGCTGCTTGACGTGATGATCATCTCAGACGCTTCTCGCGTGATTGACGGCGATACATTCGAGCGGCCAATCTATGCCGGAAATGCCGTGCAAACCGTCAGATCAAAGGATGCGAAAAAGGTCATTACATTCCGCACCTCGACCTTCGAGGCGGCCAGTGACGGTGGCGCGGCTTCGCTCCAAACTATCAATGTCCCCGAAACTCCGGGCCTCAGCTCTTGGGTCGAAGACAAGGTCGCCGCAAGCGATCGCCCCGAGCTGACCTCGGCCGGTGTGGTCGTCTCGGGTGGTCGCGGTGTCGGCTCCAAAGAGGATTTCGCACTGATAGACAGGCTCGCGAACAAGCTCGGCGCCGCCGTCGGTGCCTCGCGTGCCGCCGTCGATTCCGGCTATGCCTCGAACGACTGGCAAGTCGGCCAGACCGGCAAGGTTGTTGCCCCCGCGCTCTATGTCGCGGTCGGTATTTCCGGTGCAATCCAGCATCTTGCCGGCATGAAAGACAGCAAGATCATCGTTGCGATCAACAAGGACGAAGAGGCGCCGATCTTTCAAGTTGCCGATTTCGGCCTAGTTGCGGATCTTTTTGAGGCCGTGCCGGAACTGATCGAAAAGCTCTAA
- a CDS encoding aldehyde dehydrogenase: MTRANLTKEPQVKRYGLYINGSWSDPDTGIWFDTQNPYTGEAWAKIAQGNAADVDRAVAAAKAAFEGVWGTMKPTERGKLLVRLAELIERDAARLGGLEVCDNGKLIAEMGAQTKYMAEWYRYYGGLADKIEGAVIPTDKPNILNFTRYEPLGVVALITPWNSPLLLLAWKLAAALAAGNTTVIKPSEFTSVSTLEFMSLFAEAGFPPGVVNVVTGFGLEAGAPLVAHRDVEKVAFTGSDIAGQKIYEAAARKIMPVTLELGGKSPNIVFANANFEAAIMGAISGIFAASGQTCIAGSRLLVQRSIHDKFVARLVEVAGAAKIGDPMSTETNVGPITTRPQFQKVLDYIDIAKDEGATCVLGGKPYTGKGAQGGQFIEPTIFTGVTNDMRIAQEEVFGPILSVIPFEDEAEAIEIGNDIDFGLAAGVWTSDIGCALRMSERLRAGTVWVNTYRAVSFTSPFGGYKRSGEGRESGKDAIKEFLQVKSVWIAHETTPQNPFIIR; encoded by the coding sequence GTGACACGCGCCAACCTCACAAAGGAGCCTCAGGTGAAACGTTATGGACTTTACATAAATGGCAGCTGGAGCGATCCGGACACAGGTATATGGTTTGACACCCAAAACCCCTATACCGGCGAAGCTTGGGCAAAAATCGCACAAGGGAATGCAGCGGATGTAGACCGCGCTGTTGCCGCAGCAAAGGCCGCCTTCGAGGGAGTTTGGGGCACAATGAAGCCCACTGAGCGGGGCAAGCTTCTGGTCCGTCTGGCCGAGTTGATCGAACGGGATGCCGCCCGTCTAGGCGGGCTGGAAGTATGCGATAATGGTAAGCTGATCGCCGAGATGGGTGCCCAGACCAAATATATGGCGGAATGGTATCGCTATTACGGCGGTTTAGCCGACAAGATCGAAGGCGCGGTGATCCCGACCGATAAACCCAATATCCTTAATTTTACCCGGTATGAACCCCTTGGGGTCGTGGCGCTGATTACACCGTGGAACTCCCCCCTGCTGCTCTTGGCATGGAAGCTGGCCGCAGCACTGGCGGCAGGCAATACTACGGTGATCAAACCGTCAGAATTCACGTCCGTCTCGACCCTTGAATTCATGTCACTGTTTGCAGAGGCGGGATTCCCTCCCGGTGTCGTCAATGTAGTGACCGGCTTCGGGTTAGAAGCCGGTGCGCCGCTGGTCGCACATCGCGATGTGGAAAAGGTAGCGTTTACAGGCTCCGACATCGCAGGCCAGAAAATCTATGAAGCGGCAGCGCGCAAAATCATGCCGGTTACTCTGGAATTGGGTGGCAAATCCCCCAATATCGTGTTCGCGAATGCGAATTTTGAGGCCGCCATCATGGGCGCGATCTCCGGCATCTTCGCTGCGAGCGGCCAAACCTGCATCGCCGGTTCGCGCCTACTGGTCCAACGATCAATTCACGACAAGTTCGTCGCGAGATTGGTCGAAGTCGCAGGAGCTGCTAAAATTGGTGATCCGATGTCGACCGAAACCAATGTGGGGCCAATAACGACGCGGCCGCAATTCCAAAAAGTACTCGACTATATCGACATAGCCAAAGACGAGGGGGCGACCTGCGTGTTGGGCGGCAAGCCCTATACAGGCAAAGGTGCCCAAGGCGGTCAGTTCATTGAACCTACGATTTTTACTGGCGTAACCAATGACATGCGCATAGCCCAAGAAGAAGTGTTCGGGCCTATTCTATCAGTTATTCCATTCGAGGATGAAGCTGAAGCCATAGAAATTGGCAATGACATCGACTTTGGCCTCGCAGCCGGCGTCTGGACCAGTGATATCGGTTGTGCCCTGCGCATGTCTGAGCGGCTGCGTGCAGGAACCGTCTGGGTGAATACCTACCGCGCAGTGAGCTTCACCTCGCCCTTTGGCGGCTACAAGCGTTCAGGCGAAGGTCGCGAAAGCGGGAAAGATGCAATCAAAGAGTTTCTTCAGGTCAAATCCGTCTGGATTGCCCACGAAACCACACCTCAGAACCCTTTTATCATCCGATAA
- a CDS encoding Hint domain-containing protein: MGYGLPSHDLIVSPQHRILVGGVGQLHQVFATEAFAPAKSLTSVQGIRHMQSKAKITWIHFACDRHEVVTANGCLSESLLLGPMVLNGLQTVERNALIDIYGPALTPDVALNGPPARECLTVGAVKRRISEHFKEKGKLVAKEIEKWNVDAALEKYEVEQMRLAKSSVQSNMNTILVAQASLRRVQEDFSCGSEKW; this comes from the coding sequence ATCGGGTACGGTCTTCCGTCCCATGACTTGATCGTATCTCCGCAACACCGCATCCTTGTCGGCGGGGTCGGACAACTGCATCAGGTCTTTGCCACCGAGGCGTTTGCGCCCGCGAAATCTCTGACAAGTGTGCAGGGCATCCGCCACATGCAAAGCAAGGCCAAAATAACATGGATTCATTTCGCCTGCGACCGCCATGAAGTTGTAACCGCCAACGGCTGTTTGTCGGAATCCCTATTGCTCGGGCCTATGGTCTTGAACGGATTGCAAACCGTCGAACGTAACGCGCTGATCGATATCTACGGACCTGCACTGACGCCAGACGTGGCCCTGAACGGCCCACCTGCACGGGAATGTCTGACCGTTGGCGCGGTCAAACGCCGCATTTCCGAACACTTCAAGGAAAAGGGTAAACTCGTCGCCAAGGAAATCGAGAAATGGAACGTGGATGCAGCGTTGGAGAAATATGAGGTCGAGCAGATGCGCTTGGCGAAATCGTCAGTTCAATCTAACATGAATACAATCCTCGTCGCGCAGGCTTCGCTTCGGCGCGTCCAAGAGGACTTTAGCTGCGGTTCAGAAAAATGGTAA
- a CDS encoding plasmid recombination protein — MSIQPEFDNPQIAAIRTIPIVLRFQGLHPGNLGRFVMHDKRKGGDLSHVDLDATSLNEPLFGEADWKKTLLAEIKQAKHSNLRVHIEALQAKSRKKEASQRQLEGLLDPWQRCANGPLREGIITVNKSWFGGTGHAGWDPEKVDQFRDAALSFLEQHFPNGELRYASGHADEEAYHIHFVVAVWRERFTLNRGLQYLLQASMNPLIASYEHAQNLAGEAFTDLGITRGERRAAARRDAKAANEPMPEKRRHVSPSQWRGEQVEQAHMEAGKIVSAAEATSVEAQAALSDAKQVLAASKQTAETIIEDGRTLAKATVRKSRKRAIKEAHARKAAMERENAAETQQLETVKALAAQKAIAARAAEEEQAAAAAMLIEYVNKLSAAQDKAQGWFDRTLVQKAAETEALKAAQEERSKLELANEQASGEVTAINLEKGRVSAGLQEAARDLKTVQDEVLAEQAAVQTAKEALEVINRRKVAGEEALEDVQLALKDTEAKKVEVESMIIAVEDGIKLIADGMILRNDMPGQDKPLKWGPAAPKDKEARDGLLKKIRPAWSLISRIAKVISEAVQTLVKAERQKLAQEAAYVAGLRDDWDAEQRAKLEAISKPPAPDW; from the coding sequence ATGTCCATCCAGCCAGAATTTGACAACCCCCAGATTGCAGCCATCCGGACAATACCCATCGTGTTGCGGTTTCAGGGACTGCATCCCGGCAATCTGGGCCGGTTCGTGATGCATGATAAGCGCAAGGGCGGTGATCTGTCCCATGTCGATCTTGATGCCACGAGTTTGAACGAGCCCCTCTTCGGCGAAGCGGATTGGAAGAAGACCCTGCTTGCTGAAATCAAGCAGGCCAAACATTCTAACCTGCGCGTGCATATCGAGGCGCTGCAGGCAAAGTCACGCAAGAAAGAAGCGTCCCAAAGGCAATTGGAAGGCTTGCTCGATCCGTGGCAGCGCTGCGCCAACGGCCCGCTGCGCGAAGGCATCATCACGGTCAACAAGAGCTGGTTCGGCGGCACGGGTCACGCGGGTTGGGATCCCGAAAAAGTAGATCAGTTCCGTGACGCCGCACTGTCGTTTTTGGAACAGCATTTCCCGAACGGCGAACTCCGCTATGCCAGCGGTCATGCGGATGAGGAAGCCTATCACATCCACTTCGTTGTCGCGGTTTGGAGAGAGCGGTTTACGCTCAACCGCGGGCTTCAGTACCTGCTGCAGGCCTCGATGAATCCTCTCATCGCCAGCTACGAGCATGCTCAAAACCTGGCGGGAGAGGCGTTCACCGATCTTGGGATCACGCGGGGCGAACGCCGTGCCGCGGCGCGGCGGGACGCGAAAGCCGCAAATGAGCCAATGCCGGAAAAGCGGCGCCATGTGTCACCTTCGCAATGGCGTGGTGAACAGGTCGAACAGGCACACATGGAAGCTGGGAAAATCGTGTCAGCAGCGGAGGCGACCTCAGTTGAAGCACAGGCGGCACTATCTGACGCCAAGCAAGTGCTGGCGGCCTCAAAACAGACAGCAGAGACTATTATTGAGGACGGGCGGACCCTCGCCAAGGCGACGGTCCGCAAATCGCGCAAACGCGCGATTAAAGAAGCCCATGCGCGAAAGGCAGCAATGGAACGTGAGAACGCGGCAGAAACACAGCAGCTGGAGACGGTGAAAGCACTGGCGGCGCAAAAGGCCATCGCAGCCCGCGCTGCCGAGGAAGAACAGGCGGCCGCCGCCGCGATGCTCATCGAATATGTAAACAAGCTGTCTGCAGCACAGGACAAAGCACAGGGCTGGTTTGATCGGACGCTTGTTCAAAAAGCCGCCGAAACAGAAGCCTTGAAAGCGGCACAGGAGGAGAGGTCAAAGCTCGAATTGGCAAATGAACAGGCAAGTGGAGAGGTCACGGCAATTAACCTTGAAAAAGGCAGAGTCAGTGCGGGGCTTCAGGAGGCAGCACGAGATCTGAAAACAGTTCAAGACGAAGTCCTCGCAGAACAGGCGGCGGTACAGACAGCGAAAGAGGCATTGGAGGTAATCAACCGCAGGAAGGTTGCCGGGGAAGAAGCGTTGGAGGACGTTCAACTGGCCCTCAAAGACACCGAGGCCAAGAAGGTAGAAGTGGAAAGCATGATCATCGCCGTGGAGGACGGTATCAAGCTAATAGCAGATGGTATGATCCTCCGGAATGATATGCCCGGACAGGACAAGCCACTCAAATGGGGGCCCGCCGCGCCAAAGGACAAGGAAGCAAGGGACGGTCTTCTCAAGAAGATCAGGCCAGCCTGGTCTCTGATCAGTCGGATTGCGAAGGTGATCTCAGAAGCCGTGCAGACCCTTGTGAAGGCCGAGCGGCAGAAACTGGCTCAAGAGGCCGCCTATGTTGCCGGATTGCGCGATGATTGGGATGCCGAACAGCGCGCAAAACTGGAAGCGATCAGCAAGCCCCCTGCCCCAGATTGGTGA